The genomic DNA CTAAAGAAGTCAGAGTAAGGATTTTTAACAGCGAATATAATTTGCAGGGTGAAGACACTGCAAAGGTAGAAAAAATTGCCAATTACGTTGATAACATTATGAACAGAATCAACTCTGAATCGCCAAATCAAACTGAGGAAACTATTGCGGTAGTTTCTTCGTTGAATATAGCTGAGGATTATTTTAAGGAAAAAGGTATAAGAAATAAAATTGAAGAAGATTATCTGGACTCACTAAGAGAATATAATCAAAATATTGAAGAGCTTTCAAACTTGCTCGATCAATATCTGTAATTT from Bacteroidota bacterium includes the following:
- a CDS encoding cell division protein ZapA, which encodes MNPKEVRVRIFNSEYNLQGEDTAKVEKIANYVDNIMNRINSESPNQTEETIAVVSSLNIAEDYFKEKGIRNKIEEDYLDSLREYNQNIEELSNLLDQYL